A single region of the Halosegnis marinus genome encodes:
- a CDS encoding DUF499 domain-containing protein — protein sequence MVALYHCFAAPRVAGEWAADKGNVDGLQAALPEDATAITVAMQYENNDYDYLWEPFFEGLDADPGDFDTGGYPDIKTIQEAVGDRTVAFIIDELEDWFDTLDKDLESANRGFLQALMEATAIESLDLFTIASVLRRGSKVHDILNREDAVQVNMDSKVSKEDVLLHRLIDGVEEGPASDIIDGYLEAYHRSDYVDDEAVTRDEMLELYPFHPALIETLESRYYAGDENQNTRGMIYLFSTLLLELQDQTDLITHGDIDAEQFEDELIKIDFARPTACVNDIKRLDASIDFGRRILNTILLYSLNDSQGEGADVSEIVMGTYQTNNRISDIYIQLEQIHGVAWHLHKLNGKYAIRDKRNPNALIRNAASDVSERAAKGEIADMVSELFGPHSYTVGFRPDELSKIPDTNQVKVIIHSEEWTPERVRAVITNDGRGRSWRNTFIFVQPNEGDAIESGTRYIDKARYVEGARQVLADQGLDDGIRARIKNMKEQEEQELRKELRLAYGDVIDGDDLLNEFEMATPMQLDVFVLDEDKDEYSAKTLIDEAAADPFDLESHIWPIAEDLLERKGETTIQAIYEEFLTKPALPIPGGTGDVLDAAKNGGLVDKPILLHTPTDGFSTDLDQLTPQTKLVLEADIDVWEIDDVIDDIRGQFSAGTTELAIGDYYNTLTSKTQVRIEGDEKDLLFMAIGRLTNDDGYVIARGAELLDEPQLDGTVRDVSRATQIGPSAVAERLREAIDDTGEASVEAVLRAIRGDTSVYLPAEDTEQAVTEAVMTLLSEQHLLRTENGYVDSLGDRDVFEMTIVPSVSGAIAAEIDDYIGSLDSDTNFTIDDLHTRFGSSAPEAAIKTYLLQHLGTDSDPAYVIANNGSTDPGQWMPGYPFSTPKSDEELIWEFHYNGGSAADLRDKWNREQDEGSVNHATIEFTLPEDGACRPSSRTRPRWNIRRSSSHLRRTNPRPS from the coding sequence ATGGTGGCGCTGTATCACTGCTTTGCCGCACCACGCGTCGCCGGCGAGTGGGCCGCCGATAAAGGAAACGTCGACGGGCTCCAGGCGGCGCTCCCCGAGGATGCGACGGCGATCACCGTCGCGATGCAGTACGAGAACAACGACTATGACTACCTGTGGGAGCCATTCTTCGAAGGCCTCGATGCCGACCCCGGTGACTTCGATACCGGCGGCTACCCGGACATCAAGACCATCCAGGAGGCCGTTGGCGATCGGACGGTCGCGTTCATCATCGACGAGCTCGAAGACTGGTTTGACACCCTGGACAAAGACCTAGAGTCCGCAAACCGGGGGTTCCTCCAGGCCCTCATGGAGGCGACAGCGATCGAGTCGCTCGATCTGTTCACCATTGCCTCGGTGCTTCGCCGCGGCTCCAAAGTCCATGATATCCTCAATCGGGAGGATGCAGTCCAGGTGAACATGGACAGTAAGGTGAGCAAGGAAGATGTCCTCCTCCACCGCTTGATCGACGGGGTCGAGGAAGGGCCCGCGAGCGACATCATCGACGGCTATCTCGAGGCGTACCACCGCTCGGATTACGTCGACGATGAGGCCGTCACGCGCGACGAGATGCTGGAGCTGTACCCGTTCCATCCGGCGCTCATCGAGACGCTCGAGTCGCGGTACTATGCCGGCGATGAGAACCAAAACACTCGCGGGATGATCTATCTGTTCTCGACGCTGCTCTTGGAGCTGCAGGACCAGACGGATCTCATCACTCACGGCGATATCGACGCCGAGCAGTTCGAAGACGAGCTCATCAAAATCGACTTCGCCCGCCCGACCGCCTGTGTCAACGATATCAAGCGGCTGGATGCGAGTATCGACTTCGGCCGGCGGATCCTGAACACGATCCTCCTCTACTCGCTCAACGACAGCCAGGGTGAGGGCGCGGACGTGTCCGAGATCGTCATGGGGACCTACCAGACGAACAACCGGATCTCGGATATCTACATCCAGCTTGAGCAGATCCACGGTGTCGCCTGGCACCTCCACAAGCTGAACGGCAAGTATGCGATTCGTGATAAGCGGAACCCGAACGCGCTGATTCGCAATGCAGCCAGCGATGTCTCCGAACGGGCCGCCAAAGGCGAAATCGCGGATATGGTCAGCGAGCTCTTCGGGCCGCATTCCTACACCGTCGGCTTCCGCCCGGATGAGCTCTCGAAGATTCCCGACACCAACCAGGTGAAGGTGATTATCCACAGTGAGGAGTGGACGCCGGAACGCGTCCGTGCGGTTATCACAAACGACGGCCGTGGGCGTTCCTGGCGTAACACGTTCATCTTCGTCCAACCGAACGAAGGCGATGCGATCGAATCGGGCACCCGCTACATCGACAAGGCGCGCTACGTTGAGGGTGCTCGCCAGGTGCTCGCCGACCAGGGCCTCGATGATGGGATCCGAGCCCGGATCAAGAACATGAAAGAGCAAGAAGAGCAGGAGCTCCGCAAGGAGCTTCGGCTCGCGTACGGAGACGTCATCGATGGCGATGACTTGCTGAATGAATTCGAGATGGCGACGCCGATGCAGCTGGACGTGTTTGTTCTTGACGAGGATAAGGACGAGTACAGCGCCAAGACGCTCATCGACGAGGCCGCGGCCGACCCGTTCGATCTCGAGTCACACATCTGGCCGATCGCAGAAGATCTGCTTGAACGCAAGGGCGAGACGACAATCCAGGCTATCTACGAGGAGTTCCTCACCAAGCCAGCGCTCCCGATCCCCGGCGGCACTGGCGATGTCCTCGATGCCGCGAAGAACGGCGGCCTCGTTGACAAGCCCATTTTGCTCCACACGCCGACAGACGGCTTTAGCACCGATCTCGATCAGCTGACGCCCCAGACGAAGCTCGTGCTTGAGGCCGACATCGATGTCTGGGAGATCGACGATGTGATCGATGACATCCGCGGGCAGTTTTCCGCCGGGACAACGGAGCTCGCGATCGGCGACTACTACAACACACTCACCTCGAAGACCCAAGTCCGGATCGAGGGCGACGAAAAGGATCTGTTGTTCATGGCGATCGGCCGGCTGACGAACGACGACGGCTACGTGATCGCCAGGGGGGCAGAGCTCCTCGATGAACCCCAGCTGGACGGTACCGTTCGGGATGTCTCGCGTGCCACACAGATCGGCCCGTCGGCAGTGGCCGAGCGGCTGCGTGAGGCGATCGACGACACTGGGGAAGCGTCAGTAGAGGCCGTTCTTCGAGCGATCCGTGGCGACACGAGCGTGTATCTCCCCGCCGAGGACACAGAGCAAGCAGTCACGGAGGCCGTGATGACGCTCCTCAGCGAGCAGCATCTCCTCCGCACGGAGAACGGCTATGTCGACTCCCTCGGCGATCGGGATGTGTTCGAGATGACGATCGTGCCGAGTGTTTCCGGCGCGATCGCAGCCGAGATCGACGATTACATCGGCTCGCTTGACTCGGACACCAATTTCACCATCGACGACTTGCACACCCGTTTTGGCAGCTCCGCTCCCGAGGCTGCGATCAAGACGTATCTGCTACAGCATCTCGGGACCGACAGCGACCCGGCGTATGTCATCGCGAACAACGGGTCGACGGATCCCGGCCAGTGGATGCCCGGTTATCCGTTTAGCACGCCCAAGTCCGACGAGGAGCTCATCTGGGAATTCCACTACAACGGGGGCTCGGCGGCCGATCTCCGCGACAAGTGGAACCGAGAACAGGACGAGGGATCGGTCAACCACGCGACGATCGAATTCACCCTCCCCGAGGATGGGGCCTGCCGGCCGAGCTCCAGGACACGGCCACGGTGGAACATACGACGATCGAGCTCGCACTTGAGGCGAACCAACCCGCGGCCGAGCTGA
- a CDS encoding AAA domain-containing protein: MQAHKLTNASFAPRLKWWLPEHAEELGMVPPEDLPPTQIPAKDPLSNADAAKLFTEMETLVRQDRAAAEQTNREIFSELGLEAAIDADAVIGPLIPMGTEPYKQQRAYKFTYTGAGEGSEDDPWEDKRSKIHDEGMGIYSGSYYLAASPQSHHQCPVDMEAVYARDSEVWLVSRTDSIPADSAVDTALTNTNNDVWLHELLNPLPFDRQLKALSRVKRKKRKRSLLCGHRPVDYERAVSHSNESPFELNESQADAVLWARAARDCMLIHGPPGTGKTRTLTAVIVEAIAEGNRVLVTAHTNQAVDNLLVGDSSIDEPAPGTLHALAREPDSPLTIARVGENSRNEVVIRDYQGQSVKKSNIVAATTSGAAEFDTDMFDIGIIDEATQASRASAAIVFNAATKLVLAGDHKQLPPFSGSDNPLTDPVRPSLFEALVDRYGSTITKMLTTQYRMHEYIAAFPNEAFYDGRLTTADRNRTWTVGTLAPLIGLNIKGEEQSTASGHSYLNTAEAKAAVDQVRLLAIEGAAMNEIGVIAAYSGQVTEIRRQLQRSGIPDVYDVTVETVDAFQGSQRDAIILSLTRSNSANNSGFLTVPDVGPRRLNVALTRARKRLVVIGDFETLGTLAENRTADESCAALYADLADHIRAQGRMKDIDARSDSAKGIGV; this comes from the coding sequence GTGCAGGCGCACAAGCTCACTAACGCATCGTTCGCCCCCCGATTGAAGTGGTGGTTACCAGAGCATGCAGAAGAGCTTGGGATGGTTCCTCCAGAAGACCTTCCCCCCACACAGATTCCTGCCAAAGATCCACTAAGCAACGCTGACGCTGCGAAGCTGTTCACCGAGATGGAGACGCTTGTCCGACAGGACAGAGCTGCAGCCGAGCAAACAAATCGGGAAATATTCAGTGAGCTCGGCCTGGAGGCCGCAATTGACGCAGATGCCGTCATTGGCCCGCTCATTCCGATGGGCACTGAACCATACAAACAACAGCGTGCCTACAAGTTTACCTATACTGGAGCCGGTGAAGGCTCTGAGGACGATCCCTGGGAAGACAAGAGATCGAAGATTCATGACGAGGGGATGGGGATCTACTCGGGGAGTTACTACTTAGCAGCAAGTCCGCAGAGTCACCATCAGTGCCCCGTGGATATGGAGGCAGTCTACGCGCGGGATTCAGAGGTGTGGCTTGTCTCCCGAACGGACTCGATCCCAGCCGATTCTGCCGTCGATACCGCGCTCACGAATACTAACAACGACGTATGGCTTCACGAGCTCCTCAATCCGCTCCCGTTTGACCGGCAACTAAAGGCGTTGAGTAGGGTTAAACGCAAGAAGCGAAAGCGATCGCTCCTGTGCGGGCACCGTCCGGTTGACTACGAGCGAGCAGTATCACATAGCAACGAGTCACCCTTCGAATTGAACGAGTCACAGGCAGATGCAGTCCTCTGGGCTCGGGCTGCCCGGGATTGCATGCTCATTCATGGACCACCGGGGACGGGCAAGACTCGCACGCTCACAGCCGTCATTGTGGAGGCAATCGCTGAAGGAAACCGCGTTCTCGTTACAGCGCATACGAACCAAGCGGTTGACAACCTGCTCGTTGGAGATAGTAGCATCGACGAGCCCGCACCCGGGACTCTCCATGCTCTGGCCCGCGAGCCGGATTCACCACTCACAATCGCCCGAGTAGGAGAGAATTCGCGGAACGAGGTGGTTATTCGGGACTACCAGGGGCAGTCAGTGAAGAAATCAAATATTGTCGCCGCGACCACCAGTGGAGCCGCAGAATTCGACACCGACATGTTCGACATCGGGATCATTGATGAGGCGACCCAAGCGAGTCGAGCATCCGCAGCCATCGTGTTCAACGCAGCAACAAAGTTAGTGCTCGCTGGGGATCACAAACAGCTCCCACCGTTTTCAGGGAGCGACAACCCACTTACCGACCCGGTTCGCCCTTCACTATTTGAAGCCCTCGTTGACCGGTATGGGTCTACAATCACGAAGATGCTCACGACCCAATACCGGATGCATGAGTACATCGCAGCATTCCCGAACGAGGCGTTCTACGATGGTCGACTAACAACCGCCGACAGGAATCGAACGTGGACAGTCGGAACGTTAGCTCCACTCATCGGCTTGAACATTAAGGGAGAAGAACAGTCGACCGCCTCTGGTCACTCATACCTGAACACCGCGGAAGCAAAGGCTGCAGTCGATCAAGTACGCCTTCTTGCCATTGAAGGCGCAGCAATGAACGAGATCGGGGTCATTGCAGCTTACAGCGGCCAAGTGACTGAGATCCGTCGGCAACTACAGCGGTCCGGCATTCCTGATGTCTACGATGTCACAGTCGAAACCGTGGATGCATTCCAAGGGAGTCAACGTGACGCAATCATTCTCTCACTCACCAGAAGTAACTCCGCAAACAACAGTGGCTTCCTGACCGTTCCTGATGTCGGCCCCCGGCGGTTGAACGTAGCGCTCACTCGCGCGCGCAAGCGATTAGTCGTGATCGGTGACTTCGAAACCCTGGGGACTCTGGCCGAAAACCGTACTGCAGACGAAAGTTGTGCCGCGCTGTACGCCGATTTGGCTGACCACATTCGAGCTCAAGGTCGAATGAAGGATATAGACGCCCGCAGCGACAGTGCGAAAGGAATCGGCGTGTAG
- a CDS encoding DEAD/DEAH box helicase produces the protein MPESGAGDDSRFVTVERTDHIAESLTESEEGASSDGVLAAFARRVAAGESDTALQALDQLDRTDVKLLEHQVNAAYRALFEMNGTALLADEVGLGKTIEVGMILKEMHHRDTSGSVLILTPAQLAKQWQGELSEKFGLEYVCNYDDEFVDFATHDHVIASIDTAKSDRHRETVLARDWDVLVLDEAHYVKNEETERYSLIDQLRYRYAFFLTATPIQNELTDLYNIISLLRPGLFGTRDVFHNYFVDTNDTLVNTEELQRRLGQVMIRNRRAETDIDFTDRHIDTRTFPPTPAERELYELVTEYVTGAYSQDQGQKLVLMLLQKEVVSSPAALRGTIQKQLHDQEHLDSRDDLRSILDAIDAIETNTKQQRLTDIIDQARETVDKGRVIVFTQFRATQATLLAGLADAGYTTHAFHGGHSSAEKETIVADFEREGGILVSTDAMNEGRNLQFCNIMVNYDLPWNPMKVEQRIGRIHRIGQDRDVYVFNMALEGTIEEYVLERLYSKIDLFQQTVGELSTILSGLEQSGQSFEDAIFERLLDAGSQIELENDFDAMAVDLSEQQELASKMAEFNDGVFAGFDLGADRDMPAGGVAGAQTRLGDHE, from the coding sequence ATGCCAGAGTCGGGCGCGGGCGATGACTCACGATTCGTGACGGTCGAGCGGACCGACCATATCGCGGAGTCGCTCACCGAATCCGAAGAGGGAGCGTCATCGGACGGTGTCCTCGCCGCGTTTGCCCGGAGGGTCGCGGCCGGTGAGTCGGACACGGCGCTCCAAGCGCTCGACCAGCTCGATCGGACAGATGTCAAGCTCCTCGAACACCAGGTGAATGCGGCATATCGAGCGCTGTTTGAGATGAACGGCACTGCCTTGCTAGCCGATGAGGTTGGCCTGGGGAAGACGATCGAAGTCGGGATGATCCTCAAAGAGATGCACCACCGGGACACCTCCGGATCGGTGTTGATCCTGACCCCCGCACAGCTGGCCAAGCAATGGCAAGGTGAGCTGTCGGAGAAATTTGGACTCGAGTATGTCTGCAATTACGACGATGAGTTTGTGGACTTCGCCACCCATGATCACGTGATCGCGTCGATCGACACGGCGAAAAGCGATCGCCACCGAGAGACCGTGCTTGCGCGCGACTGGGACGTCCTTGTGTTGGATGAGGCCCACTACGTGAAAAACGAGGAGACGGAGCGGTACTCACTGATCGACCAGCTGCGCTATCGGTATGCGTTTTTCCTCACGGCGACACCGATCCAAAACGAGCTGACGGATCTGTACAATATCATCTCGTTGCTGCGCCCGGGGCTGTTCGGCACACGAGACGTCTTCCACAACTACTTCGTCGACACGAATGACACGCTGGTCAACACTGAGGAGCTTCAGCGACGGCTCGGGCAGGTGATGATCCGAAACCGTCGCGCGGAGACAGATATCGACTTCACCGATCGCCATATCGACACGCGTACGTTTCCGCCGACCCCGGCCGAGCGCGAACTATACGAGCTTGTAACGGAGTACGTGACGGGTGCGTATAGCCAGGATCAGGGGCAGAAGCTCGTGTTGATGCTCCTCCAGAAGGAGGTGGTTAGCAGTCCGGCGGCGCTTCGTGGAACTATTCAAAAGCAGCTCCATGACCAGGAGCATCTCGACTCACGTGACGATCTCCGGTCGATTCTGGATGCGATCGATGCGATCGAGACAAACACGAAACAACAGCGCCTCACCGATATCATCGACCAGGCCCGTGAGACGGTCGACAAGGGGCGTGTGATCGTCTTTACCCAATTCCGGGCCACGCAGGCCACACTGCTTGCGGGGCTCGCAGACGCTGGCTACACCACACACGCGTTCCACGGTGGCCATTCAAGCGCGGAAAAGGAGACGATCGTCGCGGATTTCGAGCGCGAGGGTGGCATTCTCGTCTCGACGGACGCCATGAACGAGGGCCGAAACCTCCAGTTTTGCAATATTATGGTGAACTACGATCTGCCGTGGAACCCGATGAAGGTCGAACAGCGAATTGGGCGAATTCATCGGATCGGCCAGGATCGCGACGTCTACGTGTTCAATATGGCGCTTGAAGGGACGATCGAAGAGTACGTACTTGAGCGACTGTACAGCAAGATCGATCTGTTCCAACAGACGGTGGGCGAGCTCAGTACGATCCTTTCGGGGCTTGAGCAATCCGGCCAGAGCTTCGAGGACGCAATCTTCGAGCGGCTCCTCGATGCTGGGTCGCAGATCGAATTAGAGAACGACTTCGACGCAATGGCCGTCGATCTGAGCGAACAACAGGAGCTTGCCTCGAAAATGGCCGAATTCAACGATGGCGTGTTTGCGGGGTTCGATCTGGGTGCGGATCGTGATATGCCGGCGGGTGGGGTAGCAGGGGCTCAAACACGGTTGGGTGATCACGAGTGA
- a CDS encoding DUF1156 domain-containing protein codes for MTYVAPDDSASGRRPLERGFPIERISAIAERERRAKRHYRPIYTMHKWWARRLGSVGRAISLYGLITDADATTIHGEGRQITLDGPDESALAGAIDAVSATDPDALWPWYTSDITIDDVRVYDPFMGGGTFLTEAARFGADVIGTDLNPVAWFVTKTQLGASSVELDAFDAAFESVTAEVAEELTNHYQTPCPHASDDHTADVMHALWVKELDCVSCGDTVPLFSDRRVANGRYDHKGEYLVHCPDCEALVYTDDWEAETTCTDCETTFDPSAGTVGGGEYACRHCGQRYPVTDAVAEQGGYSQRLYAIEYYCPTCDGDRDSPAKGYKAASDADRERYETAADEWAASDELREYVPDDPIPEGAITAASSISGNDLFQHGYTAWTDCYNDRQLLALATLLRAIDDVEEPLIQEYLLLAFSDMLRFNTMLVGYQASKNHINDLFQTNTFDPVTRPAEANPWGTDYGMGTFRKSVQMVRDGIEYAHAPTDRYLTPEGDTATARFTTPIKTDSELHQADMRDVELSEPVDLIITDPPYYDQLLYADLADYFYVWQRQLLGDRYEAFAPALTPRTGSIVENPFTEQCASDFEADLAEAFATMERQLADDGLLAFTYRYTDAAAWGTLVDTVCDAGFTIEQLYPLSVNVPSFTDASDAEFDVLVVAVPRVEQPTPTSWRALRREMHRDVGELRETLERERSLSQGERGVLELGACLRRYSEHAGRIEQDGEPMDARAVVEAMFTLIEDAGELTATDIFLDLLDDMPDDIAAVHDSIRGTNVDMDTLQQRRLIIESPEGPQLGTWDAPARIRYVDHCVANETNVTPLVKLQFLRRRFERGESLQPQLDAWRDDEGLQALASRLADATGDETYRRLLAERDTTDL; via the coding sequence ATCACCTATGTCGCCCCCGATGATTCTGCGTCTGGCCGGCGACCGCTCGAACGCGGCTTTCCCATCGAGCGTATCTCTGCGATAGCTGAGCGGGAGCGACGCGCAAAGCGCCACTACCGGCCGATCTACACGATGCACAAATGGTGGGCCCGCCGCCTCGGCAGTGTCGGACGGGCGATCTCCCTGTACGGACTCATCACCGATGCGGACGCGACCACAATCCACGGCGAGGGGAGGCAGATAACGCTTGACGGCCCCGATGAGTCGGCGCTGGCCGGCGCGATCGATGCCGTCTCTGCGACTGATCCCGACGCCCTGTGGCCCTGGTACACCAGCGACATCACGATCGACGATGTCCGCGTCTACGACCCATTCATGGGCGGTGGCACGTTCCTCACCGAAGCCGCACGCTTTGGCGCGGATGTGATCGGCACCGATCTCAATCCCGTCGCGTGGTTTGTCACGAAGACGCAATTGGGCGCAAGCAGCGTCGAGCTCGACGCGTTCGATGCGGCCTTCGAGTCGGTCACAGCCGAGGTGGCCGAGGAGCTGACCAACCATTATCAGACACCCTGCCCCCACGCCAGTGACGACCACACGGCTGATGTCATGCATGCGCTGTGGGTGAAAGAGTTAGACTGTGTCTCGTGTGGTGACACAGTCCCCCTCTTTTCGGATCGCCGCGTCGCGAACGGTCGGTACGACCACAAGGGCGAGTATCTGGTCCACTGCCCGGACTGTGAGGCGCTTGTCTACACTGATGACTGGGAGGCCGAAACCACCTGCACGGACTGTGAGACGACGTTCGACCCGTCGGCGGGGACCGTTGGAGGCGGCGAGTACGCCTGCCGTCACTGCGGCCAACGGTACCCCGTGACCGATGCGGTCGCCGAGCAGGGCGGCTACAGCCAGCGTCTCTACGCGATCGAGTACTACTGTCCGACGTGTGATGGCGATCGCGACTCCCCCGCGAAAGGGTACAAGGCCGCCTCAGACGCCGATCGCGAGCGCTACGAGACAGCCGCCGACGAGTGGGCCGCCAGCGATGAGCTTCGTGAGTATGTACCAGATGACCCGATTCCCGAAGGAGCGATCACGGCCGCATCATCGATCTCCGGCAACGATCTGTTCCAACACGGGTACACAGCGTGGACGGACTGCTACAACGACCGGCAGCTCCTCGCGCTTGCCACGCTGCTTCGCGCGATCGACGACGTCGAGGAGCCGCTCATCCAGGAGTATCTCTTGCTCGCCTTTTCTGATATGCTCCGATTCAACACGATGCTCGTCGGCTACCAGGCCTCTAAGAACCACATCAACGATCTGTTCCAGACGAACACGTTCGACCCCGTCACTCGTCCAGCCGAGGCCAATCCGTGGGGGACTGATTACGGGATGGGCACGTTCCGAAAATCGGTCCAGATGGTTCGCGATGGCATCGAGTACGCGCATGCCCCCACGGATCGGTACCTGACACCAGAGGGCGATACTGCAACCGCGAGGTTCACCACGCCCATCAAGACCGATAGTGAGCTCCACCAAGCCGATATGCGAGATGTCGAGCTCTCGGAACCGGTGGATCTGATCATCACGGACCCGCCTTACTACGACCAGCTCCTGTATGCGGATCTCGCCGACTACTTCTACGTCTGGCAACGGCAGCTCCTGGGCGATCGCTACGAGGCGTTTGCGCCGGCGCTGACCCCACGCACGGGTAGCATCGTCGAGAATCCGTTCACAGAGCAATGCGCATCCGACTTTGAAGCCGATCTCGCCGAGGCCTTCGCGACGATGGAGCGCCAGCTCGCCGATGATGGCCTCCTCGCCTTCACGTATCGCTACACCGACGCGGCAGCGTGGGGTACACTGGTTGACACCGTCTGTGATGCGGGGTTCACGATCGAGCAGCTGTACCCCCTGTCGGTGAACGTGCCGAGCTTCACGGACGCGAGTGATGCTGAATTCGATGTGCTTGTCGTTGCTGTCCCGAGAGTCGAGCAACCGACCCCGACCAGCTGGCGAGCCCTTCGTCGCGAGATGCATCGAGACGTCGGCGAGCTTCGAGAAACGCTCGAGCGCGAACGCTCACTCTCCCAGGGTGAGCGGGGCGTCCTAGAACTTGGTGCGTGTCTGCGCCGCTACAGCGAGCATGCAGGCCGGATCGAACAGGACGGCGAGCCTATGGATGCCAGGGCAGTTGTCGAGGCCATGTTTACGCTGATCGAAGACGCCGGTGAGCTCACCGCAACGGACATCTTCCTCGATCTACTCGACGACATGCCCGACGACATCGCCGCCGTTCATGACAGCATCCGGGGGACAAACGTCGACATGGACACGCTCCAACAGCGTCGCCTCATCATCGAGTCACCTGAGGGCCCCCAGCTCGGTACGTGGGATGCGCCCGCCCGCATCCGCTATGTCGACCACTGTGTCGCGAACGAGACGAACGTGACCCCGCTCGTGAAGCTGCAGTTCCTACGGCGGCGCTTCGAGCGTGGCGAGTCACTCCAGCCCCAGCTCGATGCGTGGCGCGACGATGAGGGCCTCCAAGCGCTCGCCAGTCGCCTGGCAGATGCCACTGGCGACGAAACATACCGGCGGTTGCTTGCAGAGCGAGACACCACTGATCTGTGA